A section of the Procambarus clarkii isolate CNS0578487 chromosome 68, FALCON_Pclarkii_2.0, whole genome shotgun sequence genome encodes:
- the LOC138355644 gene encoding uncharacterized protein, whose translation MKQEDEERRRHASYRERKGHDQPTEEYVKKTSSAKTKHGEKRQQQKNETGPKTKNKHRRGPTSPRKDRREATPKDNRRSKNTGSSEKPSQTLENTQMQAQVTKAHKGTITPETKSHAEPQEEGNVTEKTRPKKKGGITEKSTRRQDGTD comes from the exons ATGAAGCAGGAAGATGAGGAACGAAGAAGGCATGCATCATATCGGGAACGAAAGGGACACGACCAACCCACAGAG GAGTATGTAAAGAAAACGAGCAGTGCCAAGACAAAGCATGGAGAGAAGAGACAGCAACAAAAGAACGAGACAGGACCGAAAACCAAGAATAAGCACAGAAGAGGAccaacaagccctagaaaggaccggagggaagccaCGCCGAAAGACAACAGACGTTCCAAGAATACGGGAAGTAGTGAAAAACCTTCCCAAACCCTCGAGAACACACAGATGCAAGCACAAGTCACGAAAGCACATAAAGGCACAAtcacacccgagaccaaaagtcatgcagaaccccaagaagaggggaacGTAACGGAGAAGACCCGGCCCAAGAAAAAAGGGGGAATAACGGAGAAGAGCACCCGCCGACAGGACGGCACCGACTGA